A genome region from Altererythrobacter aquiaggeris includes the following:
- a CDS encoding aldehyde dehydrogenase family protein — MTKSYHNLIDGELVQTSGTMEVLNPATEQVIGLVPSCGAEELDRAVAAARKAFKTWSKTPIDDRRAVIQKMSAAIKENADELFRLLTSEQGKPHDQAKGEVYGAAGMMAAQSTLSLDDVINEDSDTRLSRTRRVPVGVVGGIVPWNFPVMMAMQKIAPAILSGCTIVLKPSPFTPLATLRIAELIKDVVPAGVVNIITGEDALGPLITEHADIDKITFTGSTATGKKIMEGASKDLKRITLELGGNDASIVLPDADVSKVAEQLFWSSFSNAGQICVAAKRIYIHEDIYDEMSAAIAEVAKNVKVGDGSEQGTGVGPIQNKKQFDRVVELIEDAKSNGYKFLVGGEVDPSGSGYYVPITIMDNPPEDARIVAEEQFGPVMPLMKFSTTDEVISRANNSEYGLAGAVWTGDTDKGVEIAEQLETGTVWINEYMHLSPFAPFGGHKQSGFGAEYGVEGLKEFTYAQVITVKKDAA; from the coding sequence ATGACCAAAAGCTATCACAACCTCATCGACGGCGAGCTTGTCCAGACATCAGGCACCATGGAAGTGCTCAACCCGGCGACCGAACAGGTCATCGGTCTGGTCCCGTCATGCGGGGCAGAAGAACTTGACCGCGCGGTTGCCGCCGCGCGCAAGGCGTTCAAGACATGGTCGAAGACGCCAATCGACGATCGCCGTGCGGTGATCCAGAAAATGTCCGCCGCGATCAAGGAAAACGCCGACGAACTGTTCCGCCTGCTGACCAGCGAACAGGGCAAGCCGCACGATCAGGCCAAGGGCGAAGTTTATGGCGCCGCGGGCATGATGGCCGCGCAGTCCACGCTTTCGCTCGACGATGTGATCAATGAAGACAGCGACACACGCCTGTCGCGCACCCGCCGCGTTCCGGTGGGTGTGGTGGGCGGCATCGTGCCGTGGAATTTCCCCGTGATGATGGCAATGCAGAAGATCGCGCCCGCCATTTTGTCGGGCTGCACCATCGTGCTCAAACCCTCGCCCTTCACCCCGCTCGCCACGCTGCGTATTGCCGAGCTGATCAAGGATGTCGTGCCTGCCGGCGTGGTCAACATCATCACCGGCGAGGATGCACTTGGCCCGCTGATCACCGAACATGCGGATATCGACAAGATTACTTTCACCGGCTCCACCGCGACCGGCAAGAAAATCATGGAAGGCGCGTCGAAAGATCTGAAGCGCATCACGCTGGAACTGGGCGGCAATGATGCCTCGATCGTGCTGCCCGATGCCGATGTTTCCAAAGTGGCCGAACAACTGTTCTGGTCCAGCTTCTCCAACGCGGGGCAAATCTGCGTCGCGGCAAAACGCATTTATATCCACGAGGATATCTATGACGAAATGTCCGCCGCCATCGCCGAAGTCGCCAAAAACGTGAAGGTCGGTGACGGCAGCGAACAGGGCACCGGCGTCGGCCCGATCCAGAACAAAAAACAGTTCGACCGCGTGGTGGAATTGATCGAAGATGCCAAATCCAACGGGTACAAGTTTCTGGTCGGCGGCGAAGTCGATCCTTCAGGCAGCGGCTATTACGTGCCGATCACGATCATGGACAACCCGCCCGAAGACGCGCGGATTGTGGCGGAAGAACAATTCGGCCCGGTAATGCCATTGATGAAATTCTCCACCACCGACGAAGTGATCAGCCGCGCCAACAATTCCGAATATGGCCTCGCGGGCGCAGTCTGGACCGGCGACACGGACAAGGGCGTTGAAATTGCCGAGCAGCTGGAAACCGGCACGGTGTGGATCAACGAATATATGCACCTGTCACCCTTCGCGCCGTTTGGCGGCCATAAACAATCCGGCTTCGGCGCGGAATACGGCGTGGAAGGTTTGAAGGAATTTACCTACGCGCAGGTGATTACGGTGAAGAAAGACGCTGCTTGA
- a CDS encoding DUF3592 domain-containing protein → MDAATVLGQMFGGFPQALIAGMGAALLVLTVGLARRTLRVTRGHVTLGRIVRYVENRDSESATTYAPIFRFRPGAAREIEVQSQTRFDREPDGIGDVVEVRYDEEHPDRADITAASRQWLAVAVVMLLGFGSLYTAWVIGAG, encoded by the coding sequence ATGGATGCAGCGACCGTTCTGGGCCAGATGTTCGGCGGTTTTCCGCAGGCTCTGATCGCCGGCATGGGCGCGGCGTTGCTTGTGCTGACGGTCGGTTTGGCCCGCCGGACACTGCGGGTAACGCGCGGCCATGTGACGCTGGGCCGGATCGTGCGCTATGTGGAAAACCGCGATAGCGAAAGCGCGACAACCTACGCCCCGATATTCCGCTTCCGTCCCGGTGCAGCGAGAGAAATCGAAGTGCAATCGCAAACCCGCTTCGACCGCGAGCCCGATGGTATCGGCGATGTCGTGGAAGTGCGTTACGACGAGGAACACCCCGACCGCGCCGACATCACGGCTGCATCAAGGCAATGGCTGGCGGTGGCGGTGGTAATGCTGCTGGGATTTGGCAGTCTTTACACTGCATGGGTTATCGGCGCGGGATGA
- the purU gene encoding formyltetrahydrofolate deformylase produces MSRPLVLTLSCTDRPGITARVTTFLFERGGNVLEAQQFNDQDGAAFFMRVEFDPGDASRETLRRDFGPLAEEFGMDWKLSLRDRPRRVLLLVSKFDHCLASLLYRWRIGELPMEPAAIISNHPRSAISHTDIGDIAFHHLPVTPETKAAQEAQIRAIAAETDAELVVLARYMQILSDQQTAHFAGRCINIHHSFLPGFKGAKPYHQAHARGVKMIGATAHYVTADLDEGPIIHQDVEAINHADRPEELVRKGRDIESRVLAEAVRLHLEERVLMNGQRTVVFRG; encoded by the coding sequence GTGTCACGCCCGCTCGTCCTTACGCTCAGTTGCACCGACCGTCCCGGGATCACCGCGCGCGTCACGACCTTTCTGTTCGAGCGCGGGGGGAATGTGCTGGAGGCGCAGCAGTTCAACGATCAGGACGGGGCGGCGTTCTTTATGCGGGTCGAATTCGATCCCGGCGATGCCTCGCGCGAAACACTGCGCCGCGACTTCGGTCCTTTGGCGGAGGAGTTCGGGATGGACTGGAAACTGTCACTGCGCGACCGCCCGCGCCGCGTGTTGTTGCTGGTCAGCAAATTCGATCACTGCCTGGCCAGCCTGCTTTATCGCTGGCGGATCGGCGAGCTGCCGATGGAGCCGGCCGCGATAATCTCCAACCACCCGCGGTCCGCGATCAGCCATACCGATATAGGCGATATTGCGTTTCACCATCTGCCCGTAACGCCTGAAACCAAGGCCGCGCAGGAGGCGCAAATCCGTGCAATTGCCGCAGAAACGGATGCCGAACTGGTCGTGCTGGCGCGCTATATGCAGATATTGTCCGATCAGCAGACCGCGCATTTTGCGGGCCGCTGCATCAATATCCATCACAGTTTCCTGCCCGGCTTCAAAGGCGCGAAACCCTATCACCAGGCGCACGCGCGCGGCGTGAAAATGATCGGCGCCACCGCGCATTATGTCACCGCCGACCTTGATGAAGGGCCGATCATCCACCAGGATGTCGAGGCGATCAATCATGCCGACCGGCCAGAAGAACTGGTCCGCAAAGGTCGCGATATCGAAAGCCGTGTGCTGGCCGAAGCAGTCCGCCTGCATCTGGAAGAACGCGTACTTATGAACGGCCAGCGGACCGTGGTGTTCAGGGGGTAA
- a CDS encoding nitronate monooxygenase, which yields MTAFTKTYPKAGQLMQRGSEFLGSEYAILCGAMSWVSERGLVSAISNSGGFGVIACGAMTPDLLDTEIAETKKLTAKPFGVNLITMHPQIFDLIEVCARHSVSHVVLAGGIPPKGSVEAIKAFGAKVIVFAPTLALAKKLLRSGGDALVIEGMEAGGHIGPVSTSVLAQEFLPELAEDHLVFVAGGIGRGEAIAGYLEMGAVGVQLGTRFACAKESIAHDNFKKAFFRANARDAIASVQVDPRLPVIPVRALKNKGTEEFTAKQREVAAILDSEGIPMLEAQLQIEHYWAGALRKAVIDGDVENGSLMAGQSVGMVKEEEPVADIVNSLMAQCEAALTRR from the coding sequence ATGACCGCTTTCACCAAGACTTATCCCAAGGCTGGCCAGCTGATGCAGCGCGGCAGCGAATTTCTGGGAAGCGAATACGCCATCCTTTGCGGCGCGATGAGCTGGGTGAGCGAGCGCGGCCTGGTGTCGGCCATCAGCAATTCGGGCGGGTTCGGCGTGATTGCCTGCGGCGCGATGACGCCCGACTTGCTCGACACCGAAATCGCCGAGACAAAAAAGCTGACCGCCAAACCGTTCGGCGTAAATCTGATTACCATGCATCCGCAAATCTTCGACCTGATCGAAGTCTGCGCCAGGCACAGCGTTTCCCATGTGGTGCTGGCAGGCGGTATCCCGCCCAAGGGCAGTGTCGAGGCGATCAAGGCATTTGGCGCCAAAGTGATCGTGTTTGCGCCCACGCTGGCGCTGGCGAAGAAATTGCTGCGTTCGGGCGGCGATGCGCTGGTGATCGAAGGCATGGAGGCAGGCGGCCACATCGGGCCGGTATCGACCAGCGTGCTGGCGCAGGAATTCCTGCCGGAACTGGCGGAAGACCATCTCGTGTTCGTCGCTGGCGGGATCGGCCGCGGCGAAGCGATTGCGGGCTATCTGGAAATGGGCGCGGTCGGGGTGCAGCTGGGCACCCGCTTTGCCTGCGCGAAGGAAAGCATCGCGCATGACAATTTCAAGAAAGCGTTTTTTCGCGCCAATGCCCGCGACGCCATCGCATCGGTGCAGGTCGATCCGCGTTTGCCGGTTATTCCCGTGCGCGCGCTGAAGAACAAGGGCACCGAGGAGTTTACCGCCAAGCAGCGCGAAGTCGCGGCAATCCTCGACAGCGAAGGCATTCCCATGCTGGAGGCGCAATTGCAGATCGAACATTACTGGGCGGGCGCATTGCGCAAGGCAGTGATCGATGGCGATGTCGAAAACGGCAGCCTGATGGCCGGCCAAAGCGTCGGTATGGTCAAGGAAGAAGAACCCGTGGCGGATATTGTAAACAGCCTGATGGCCCAATGCGAGGCGGCGCTTACCCGCCGGTAA
- the katG gene encoding catalase/peroxidase HPI, translated as MAEADPQISGCPFSAASGEQRKLTGRGNADWWPDALQLDVLTQNGKSPDPMGEDYNYAEAFKKLDYQALKDDLTALMTDSQPWWPADYGNYGPFFIRMAWHAAGTYRTADGRGGSSSGQQRFAPLNSWPDNGNLDKARRLLWPIKQKYGKHISWADLFILTGNVAIESMGGPVFGFGGGRADVFAPETDVYWGTEEMWVDQGVETRIQPDKEWDLEDPLAAIQMGLIYVNPEGPGGNPDPLLSARDMRITFERMAMNDEETVALTAGGHAFGKAHGAKPSDTFGSAPESEAMHLMGFGWLNDEDEINKGHITTSGIEGAWTNTPTRWTDDYFRLLLDYEYELVHSPAGAQQWQPIDQKEEDMAPDARDPSKKVPTMMTTADMALKMDPEYRKISEKFRNDQAALDDAFARAWFKLCHRDMGPKVRYLGPEVPSEDLIWQDPVPAGTTPSDSDVSAFKSAILGSGLTTAELVKAAWASASTFRQSDNRGGANGARVRLAPQKDWAVNDPAELSRVLARIDEHRGNMSMADAIVLAGTAAVEKAAQDAGFTVSVPFTGGRGDATDEQTDADSFAPLEPKADGFRNYLKTKMSVKTEDLLVDRASLLGLSIPEMTVLVGGLRVLGANARNSTDGVLTETPGHLNNHFFVNLLDMGTAWKQVDDSGDEEFVGRDRATGTQKWTATRTDLVFGSNSQLRAISEVYAESGNEQMFVDHFIKAWTKVMNADRFDLK; from the coding sequence ATGGCCGAAGCAGACCCCCAAATTTCAGGTTGTCCCTTTAGTGCAGCCAGCGGCGAGCAGCGCAAGCTGACCGGCCGCGGCAACGCTGACTGGTGGCCCGATGCGCTCCAGCTCGATGTGCTGACGCAAAACGGCAAGTCGCCCGATCCGATGGGCGAAGATTACAATTACGCAGAAGCTTTCAAAAAGCTCGACTATCAGGCGTTGAAGGACGATCTGACAGCATTGATGACTGACAGCCAGCCCTGGTGGCCTGCCGATTACGGCAATTACGGGCCGTTCTTTATCCGCATGGCATGGCACGCGGCAGGCACATACCGCACGGCTGACGGCCGCGGCGGATCGTCCAGCGGGCAGCAACGCTTCGCCCCGCTCAACAGCTGGCCCGACAACGGCAATCTGGACAAGGCGCGCCGCCTGCTTTGGCCGATCAAGCAGAAATACGGCAAACATATCAGCTGGGCCGATCTGTTCATCCTGACCGGCAATGTCGCGATCGAAAGCATGGGCGGCCCCGTCTTCGGCTTTGGCGGCGGCCGCGCCGACGTGTTTGCGCCCGAAACCGACGTCTATTGGGGCACAGAGGAAATGTGGGTCGATCAAGGCGTCGAAACGCGCATCCAGCCGGACAAGGAATGGGATCTGGAAGATCCGCTGGCCGCGATCCAGATGGGCCTGATCTACGTCAATCCGGAAGGTCCGGGCGGCAATCCCGACCCGCTGCTGTCCGCCCGCGATATGCGGATCACCTTTGAACGCATGGCGATGAATGACGAGGAAACCGTCGCACTCACCGCTGGCGGTCACGCCTTCGGCAAGGCTCACGGTGCAAAACCATCGGACACGTTCGGCAGTGCGCCGGAATCCGAAGCCATGCATCTGATGGGCTTCGGCTGGCTGAATGACGAGGATGAGATCAACAAGGGCCACATCACGACTTCGGGTATCGAAGGCGCGTGGACCAACACGCCGACACGGTGGACGGACGATTATTTCCGCCTGCTGCTCGATTACGAATACGAACTGGTCCACTCTCCCGCGGGTGCACAGCAGTGGCAGCCGATAGATCAGAAGGAAGAGGATATGGCGCCCGACGCCCGCGATCCTTCCAAAAAAGTCCCCACGATGATGACCACCGCCGATATGGCGCTGAAGATGGACCCGGAATATCGCAAGATTTCCGAAAAGTTCCGCAATGATCAGGCCGCGCTGGATGATGCCTTCGCGCGTGCATGGTTCAAATTGTGCCACCGCGATATGGGCCCCAAGGTCCGCTATCTCGGCCCCGAAGTGCCCAGCGAAGATCTGATCTGGCAAGACCCCGTTCCGGCCGGCACCACGCCTTCGGACAGCGATGTGTCCGCGTTCAAATCGGCCATTCTGGGCAGCGGTCTGACCACCGCCGAGCTGGTCAAGGCGGCATGGGCTTCGGCCTCCACCTTCCGCCAGTCGGACAATCGCGGCGGCGCCAATGGCGCGCGTGTGCGGCTTGCCCCGCAAAAGGACTGGGCGGTCAACGATCCGGCTGAATTGTCCAGGGTACTCGCGAGGATTGACGAGCACCGCGGCAATATGTCGATGGCCGATGCGATCGTGCTGGCGGGTACGGCAGCGGTCGAAAAAGCGGCGCAGGATGCGGGCTTTACCGTCAGCGTTCCGTTCACCGGCGGACGCGGCGATGCCACCGACGAGCAGACCGATGCCGACAGCTTCGCTCCGCTGGAGCCGAAGGCCGACGGCTTCCGCAATTATCTGAAGACCAAGATGAGCGTGAAAACCGAGGATCTGCTGGTGGACCGGGCAAGCCTGCTCGGCCTGTCGATCCCCGAAATGACCGTGCTGGTCGGCGGATTGAGAGTGCTGGGGGCGAATGCCCGCAACTCTACGGATGGTGTTCTGACCGAAACTCCGGGTCATCTGAACAACCACTTCTTTGTCAATCTGCTCGACATGGGCACGGCGTGGAAACAGGTCGATGACAGCGGCGACGAGGAATTTGTCGGCCGCGACCGCGCAACCGGGACACAGAAATGGACCGCAACCCGCACCGATCTGGTATTCGGTTCCAACTCGCAGCTGCGCGCAATTTCCGAAGTCTATGCCGAAAGCGGTAACGAACAGATGTTCGTGGACCACTTCATCAAGGCATGGACCAAGGTGATGAACGCGGACCGGTTCGATCTGAAGTAA
- a CDS encoding cytochrome b has product MGQRYTKTARILHWLIAALVAGQIGLGFASDWVEREQARALLDRHVQLGLLILALMVLRLTWRLAYPPPARATRLPPAQRIAAGATHFTLYVLLLLMPLSGYALWAWIGAEVRFFGTFTIPVPDLAGQDEFWRSVAGYTHEYAGYALLAFLALHIGAALYHELILRDGLVRGRMF; this is encoded by the coding sequence ATGGGGCAACGCTATACTAAAACTGCGCGAATTTTGCATTGGTTAATTGCCGCGTTGGTGGCGGGACAAATCGGCCTGGGGTTTGCTTCTGACTGGGTGGAGCGTGAGCAAGCCCGCGCATTGCTGGACCGTCATGTCCAATTGGGCCTGTTGATACTGGCGCTAATGGTGCTGCGGCTGACCTGGCGGCTCGCTTATCCGCCGCCCGCCAGAGCCACGCGCTTGCCCCCGGCGCAGCGGATAGCTGCCGGCGCAACCCATTTCACGCTCTACGTCCTGCTTCTGCTGATGCCGCTTAGCGGCTATGCCTTATGGGCCTGGATCGGCGCCGAAGTGCGCTTTTTCGGCACATTTACGATCCCGGTTCCCGATCTGGCTGGACAAGACGAATTCTGGCGGTCTGTCGCCGGCTATACCCACGAATATGCCGGATATGCCTTGCTGGCCTTTCTGGCGCTGCATATCGGCGCGGCACTGTATCATGAGCTTATTCTGCGTGACGGGCTGGTTCGCGGCCGGATGTTCTAG
- a CDS encoding catalase — translation MASKKSVPATTTDGGIRVQSDEHSLTIGPDGPIVLHDHYLLEQMANFNRERIPERQPHAKGSGGFGHFEVTEDVSKYTKAKVFQPGTKTDVAMRFSTVAGESGSPDTWRDPRGFSVKFYTEEGNFDMVGNNTPIFFVRDPIKFQNFIRSQKRRADNGLRDHDMMWDFWTLSPESAHQVTYLMGDRGVPKNWREMNGYSSHTYMLANADGEKFWVKFHFHTDVGKMSGNAHFTQDEAVKMAGEDSDYHRRDLFDNIAKGNGPSWTLKWQIMPYDDARTYRINPFDLTKTWPHADYPLIEVGKLVLDRNPVDFHTQIEQLAFEPNNIVPGIGLSPDKMLLARGFAYADAHRARLGVNYKEIPVNRPQSPVHSYTKDGAGRTMAVTDPVYAPNSYGGPAAQPVPGEEAGLWHCDGDMVRQAYTLREDDDDWSQAGILVRDVMDDAQRDRFVSNVAGHLTDGVSEKVLVRALDYWHKVDKSIGDRIEKAVRDKLGGKSKAPGMASAESIAG, via the coding sequence ATGGCCAGTAAAAAATCAGTCCCGGCGACCACCACCGATGGCGGTATCCGTGTGCAAAGCGACGAACATTCGCTGACGATCGGCCCCGACGGCCCGATTGTCCTGCATGATCATTACCTGCTGGAGCAGATGGCCAATTTCAATCGCGAGCGGATCCCCGAACGCCAACCGCATGCCAAGGGATCAGGTGGGTTCGGTCATTTCGAAGTGACCGAAGATGTCAGCAAATACACCAAGGCCAAGGTTTTCCAGCCCGGTACGAAAACTGACGTAGCGATGCGGTTTTCGACGGTTGCAGGTGAAAGCGGCAGCCCCGACACTTGGCGCGATCCGCGCGGCTTTTCGGTCAAATTCTATACCGAGGAGGGCAACTTCGACATGGTCGGTAACAACACGCCGATCTTCTTTGTCCGCGACCCGATCAAATTCCAGAACTTCATCCGTTCGCAAAAACGCCGTGCGGATAACGGGCTGCGCGACCATGACATGATGTGGGATTTCTGGACGCTTTCACCTGAAAGCGCGCATCAGGTCACTTACCTGATGGGTGATCGCGGTGTGCCGAAGAACTGGCGCGAAATGAATGGCTATTCCAGCCATACCTATATGCTGGCGAATGCGGACGGCGAAAAATTCTGGGTGAAATTCCACTTCCACACCGATGTCGGCAAAATGAGCGGAAACGCGCATTTCACGCAGGACGAAGCCGTGAAAATGGCGGGTGAAGACAGCGATTATCACCGCCGCGACCTGTTTGACAACATCGCCAAGGGAAATGGCCCGAGCTGGACCCTCAAATGGCAGATCATGCCCTACGATGATGCCAGGACTTACCGCATCAATCCGTTCGATCTCACCAAAACATGGCCGCACGCGGACTATCCGCTGATCGAGGTTGGCAAGCTAGTGCTTGACCGCAATCCGGTCGATTTCCACACCCAGATCGAACAGCTGGCTTTCGAGCCCAACAACATCGTGCCGGGCATCGGGCTGTCCCCGGACAAGATGCTGCTCGCGCGCGGATTTGCCTATGCCGATGCGCACCGTGCCCGGCTGGGTGTCAATTATAAGGAAATCCCCGTCAACCGGCCGCAAAGCCCGGTCCATAGCTACACCAAAGACGGTGCCGGCCGGACGATGGCCGTAACCGATCCCGTCTATGCGCCCAATTCCTATGGCGGCCCCGCGGCGCAGCCTGTGCCGGGCGAAGAAGCCGGCCTGTGGCATTGCGACGGTGACATGGTACGTCAGGCCTATACGCTGCGCGAAGATGATGACGATTGGAGCCAGGCGGGTATTCTGGTCCGCGATGTGATGGATGATGCGCAGCGCGATCGTTTCGTGTCCAACGTGGCCGGGCATCTGACCGACGGCGTGAGCGAAAAGGTGCTCGTCCGCGCGCTGGATTATTGGCACAAGGTGGACAAATCGATTGGCGACCGGATCGAAAAGGCCGTGCGCGACAAGCTCGGCGGCAAGTCCAAGGCGCCCGGAATGGCATCCGCGGAATCGATCGCCGGCTGA
- the purT gene encoding formate-dependent phosphoribosylglycinamide formyltransferase, which translates to MAFTAKILLLGSGELGREFVISAKRLGAYVVACDAYAGAPAMQVADESDVFSMLDGDKLRAAIGRHRPDYVVPEVEAIRTEVLAEVEAAGINVVPSARAAQLTMNRDAIRDVAAQELGLTTSRYKYAESLDEVLAGAGFTGLPCVIKPVMSSSGKGQSTVRSAAELETAWDYAVQNMRGDRARVIVEQFIDFDYEITLLTIRHKDGVSFCPPIGHRQERGDYQESWQPAAMSDAAIAAAQDMARKVVDDLAGGGAGYGLFGVEFFVKGEEVIFSELSPRPHDTGMVTLCSQNLTEFDLHARAIMGLPIPAKLLARPSASAVILADRDSETLSFEGLADALGTQGGTVDIRIFGKPTSRPYRRMGVALAVAGSTDDARRIAAEAAGKVRISYS; encoded by the coding sequence ATGGCATTTACCGCTAAAATCCTGCTGCTTGGTTCGGGCGAGTTAGGCCGCGAATTTGTAATTTCGGCCAAACGGCTGGGCGCGTATGTCGTGGCCTGCGATGCCTATGCGGGTGCGCCCGCGATGCAGGTAGCGGACGAGAGCGACGTTTTTTCCATGCTGGACGGCGACAAATTGCGCGCCGCGATAGGCAGGCATCGGCCAGACTATGTCGTGCCCGAAGTCGAGGCGATCCGCACCGAAGTGCTGGCCGAGGTCGAGGCGGCTGGTATCAATGTCGTGCCATCGGCGCGCGCCGCGCAATTGACCATGAACCGCGATGCGATCCGCGATGTCGCGGCGCAGGAACTGGGGCTGACGACCAGCCGTTACAAATATGCCGAAAGTCTGGACGAAGTGCTTGCGGGCGCCGGTTTCACAGGCCTGCCTTGCGTGATCAAGCCCGTCATGTCCTCCAGCGGCAAAGGGCAGAGCACCGTACGCAGCGCCGCAGAGCTTGAAACCGCGTGGGATTACGCCGTCCAGAATATGCGCGGCGACCGCGCGCGGGTGATCGTCGAGCAATTCATCGACTTCGATTATGAAATCACGCTGCTGACCATCCGGCATAAAGACGGGGTCAGTTTTTGCCCGCCCATCGGCCACCGGCAGGAACGCGGCGATTATCAGGAAAGCTGGCAGCCGGCCGCCATGTCGGACGCCGCGATTGCCGCCGCGCAAGATATGGCGCGCAAGGTGGTGGATGATCTGGCAGGCGGCGGCGCGGGCTACGGCCTGTTCGGCGTCGAGTTTTTCGTGAAGGGCGAGGAGGTGATATTCTCCGAACTCAGCCCGCGCCCGCATGATACCGGCATGGTCACGCTCTGCTCGCAGAATTTGACTGAATTCGATCTCCATGCCCGCGCGATCATGGGCCTGCCGATCCCGGCAAAGCTGCTCGCAAGACCGTCCGCCTCAGCGGTGATACTGGCAGACCGCGATAGCGAAACGCTGTCTTTTGAAGGGCTCGCTGATGCACTCGGCACCCAAGGCGGTACAGTTGATATCCGCATCTTCGGCAAGCCTACTTCGCGTCCCTACCGGCGGATGGGCGTCGCGCTGGCCGTAGCCGGCAGCACCGACGATGCCCGGCGAATTGCGGCAGAGGCCGCGGGCAAGGTGCGGATCTCGTATAGCTGA
- a CDS encoding aspartate kinase: MARIVMKFGGTSMAGTERIRRVANIVRRQAAGQNGERNQVAVVVSAMAGETDRLVNFCREANPMFDPAEYDVVVSSGEQVTSGLLALTLQALGEQARSWLGWQVPVRTIEAHASARVETVDAAEMIASMERGEIAVIPGFQGVSEKGRISTMGRGGSDTSAVAVAAAIGADRCDIYTDVDGVYTTDPRIVAKARKLKAVTYEEMLELASVGAKVLQTRSVGLAMKEGVRVQVLSSFIDEDSPPADDLPGTMIVSEEEMERILEDGEMERQHVTGIAHDKNEAKIILTRVPDRPGAVAHIFEPLAAASINVDMIIQNVGRDKGETDVTFTIPQIDLPRAQALLEEHKAAIGFGRIITDDHIAKISVVGVGMKSHAGVASTMFRALSDRAINIQAISTSEIKVSVMIDEDETELAVRVLHTAYGLDAKDDAA, encoded by the coding sequence TTGGCCCGCATAGTGATGAAATTTGGCGGCACGTCGATGGCCGGGACCGAGCGCATCCGCCGCGTGGCTAATATCGTCCGGCGTCAGGCAGCGGGCCAGAACGGCGAACGCAACCAGGTGGCCGTGGTCGTATCCGCGATGGCGGGCGAGACCGACCGGCTGGTTAATTTTTGCCGCGAGGCGAACCCGATGTTCGATCCGGCTGAATATGATGTTGTCGTATCGAGCGGCGAACAGGTCACCTCCGGCCTGCTCGCGCTGACCCTGCAGGCACTGGGCGAACAAGCGCGCAGCTGGCTTGGCTGGCAGGTTCCCGTCCGCACGATCGAGGCACATGCCAGCGCGCGCGTGGAAACAGTTGATGCCGCCGAAATGATTGCCAGTATGGAACGCGGCGAGATTGCGGTGATCCCCGGCTTTCAGGGTGTATCGGAAAAGGGCCGCATTTCCACCATGGGGCGCGGGGGTTCCGACACATCGGCGGTGGCGGTGGCAGCGGCCATCGGCGCGGATCGCTGCGACATTTATACCGATGTGGACGGCGTCTATACCACCGATCCGCGCATCGTGGCCAAAGCGCGCAAGCTGAAGGCGGTGACTTACGAGGAAATGCTCGAACTTGCCTCGGTCGGCGCGAAAGTGCTGCAAACCCGTTCGGTCGGGCTGGCGATGAAGGAGGGGGTGCGGGTGCAGGTCCTCTCCAGCTTTATCGATGAAGACAGCCCGCCCGCAGATGATCTGCCCGGTACAATGATCGTCTCTGAAGAGGAGATGGAACGCATTTTGGAGGACGGCGAAATGGAACGCCAACACGTAACGGGCATCGCCCATGACAAGAACGAAGCGAAAATCATCCTGACCCGCGTGCCCGACAGGCCAGGCGCCGTGGCGCATATTTTCGAACCGCTCGCCGCCGCCAGTATCAATGTGGATATGATCATCCAGAACGTGGGCCGCGACAAGGGCGAAACCGACGTGACCTTCACCATCCCGCAAATCGATCTGCCCCGCGCGCAGGCCTTGCTGGAAGAACACAAGGCGGCGATCGGTTTTGGCCGGATCATTACCGATGATCATATTGCCAAGATCAGTGTGGTGGGCGTGGGCATGAAAAGCCATGCGGGCGTCGCCAGCACGATGTTCCGCGCGCTGTCCGACCGGGCGATCAATATCCAGGCGATCTCGACTTCGGAAATCAAGGTCAGCGTGATGATCGACGAGGATGAGACCGAACTGGCGGTGCGCGTGCTGCATACGGCTTACGGCCTCGATGCGAAGGACGACGCGGCTTAG